In Carboxydocella sporoproducens DSM 16521, the following are encoded in one genomic region:
- the folE gene encoding GTP cyclohydrolase I FolE, whose amino-acid sequence MDIRKIETAMRMILEAIGEDPEREGLRDTPKRVARMYEEIFHGLENDPREHLQVLFTEDHDEMVLVKDIPFYSMCEHHFLPFFGKAHVAYIPAKGKITGLSKLARVVEGYAKRPQLQERLTSQIADAIMECLQPRGVLVVVEAEHMCMTMRGVKKPGSYTTTSAVRGIFKTNNATRAEAFSLINSN is encoded by the coding sequence ATGGATATCAGAAAAATTGAAACAGCTATGCGAATGATCCTGGAGGCAATAGGGGAGGATCCAGAAAGAGAAGGATTAAGGGATACCCCCAAGAGAGTAGCTCGCATGTACGAAGAGATTTTTCATGGACTGGAAAATGACCCCAGGGAACATTTGCAGGTTTTATTTACTGAAGACCATGATGAAATGGTTTTAGTCAAGGATATACCATTTTATTCCATGTGCGAACATCATTTTTTGCCTTTCTTTGGCAAAGCTCATGTAGCCTATATACCAGCTAAAGGGAAAATAACTGGACTGTCGAAATTAGCCAGGGTTGTCGAAGGGTATGCTAAACGTCCTCAGCTTCAGGAACGTTTGACCAGTCAAATCGCAGATGCTATTATGGAATGCCTTCAGCCCCGGGGCGTCCTGGTAGTTGTGGAAGCAGAGCATATGTGCATGACCATGCGGGGAGTTAAAAAACCTGGCTCATATACAACCACTTCAGCTGTAAGAGGAATTTTTAAAACTAATAATGCTACCCGTGCGGAAGCATTTAGTCTGATTAACAGCAATTAA